The nucleotide sequence CGGTGTTGGTCCGCAGGACGTACTTGCCATCGTAACGGGCTTCATCGCGGATGCGATCCTCGTTTAGCGTCACGTGCTCCTTGTCGATGGTCAGGTACTTGCGGTAACCGGAGTTGCCGATCAGGCTCTTGGCGTCTTCTTTCAGTTTCTCCTTGAGCTTGGCCAAAAGTTCCTCCCGGACCTTGGCGTCACGCGCGGCCTCCTCCGGGTTGTAACAGACCACGTAGCGCCGTTCGTCCAGGATGTCGTCGTCAAGCACGACCACGCTCTTGACCTCCAGGTTGGCGCTGACTTTTTGGTAGCGGCCGCCCCGGCGCAGCACCTCTGCGGCTTCCTTGGCCCGGCGCATCCGGGCGCCGACGATGTACTCGTACCCGGCCTCCTCCAGGGCCCGGATGGTGCTCTTGGAGACCATGCCCCGGTCGGCGACCATGATCACCCGGCGAATGTTGAAGCGGTGGCGGCAGTTCTCGATCGTCTGGAGAAAGGCCTTGACGTCACTGGTGTTACCCGGCAAGACGTCGTGGGCGATTGGGGTGCCGTCCTGGGTCATCAAAAGGCCGATAAGCACCTGCTTGCGGTCGGGCCGGTGGTCCTTGGAATACCCGTACTGGGCCAACTCCCCCTCCGCCCGTCCTTCAAAATAGGTGGAGGTGGTGTCGAAAAAGACGATGTCCAGGTTGCGGCTGAAAAGGTCGGTGTCCATCAGAAAGAGCTGTTCTTCGATGGTGCCCTTGCGCTCGGCCAAGAAGTCCAGCGCCCGATAGTAATGGTGTGGTTTTAGAGAGGCAAACCGGGGCTCGCAAACCACCTCGTGGGCCCACTGGGACACCTGGATCTTGGACTGCGGGTCCATGAGGCGGTTTAAGACCATGGCGAACACCGCTTCGGAGACACTAAATTCGATCTTGGTCTGGGTGACGAGGTTATCCAGGATGGCGGCCAGGCCAGTCTTTTCCCACAGGCGGCGGAACACCATGACCGGGCCGTATTCCCTGCTCCAGGCGGCGAATAGCTCCTGGGCGCCGTTTAGGACCACTCTTTTCTCGGTGAATTTGGCCAGGGAGTCGATGAGGCGGTCCAGGGTACCGTCCTGCAGATCTTCCAGTCGGCCGAGGGTACAAAGGACCTTTTGCTTGGTCTTGCCGTTCTCGCGACGATTCTCGACGATCTGCAGGTATTGGCGGACGGAGCCGTCCTTATTCTTGAGGGTCTTAGTACGTGCAAACATGACACCATTATTGTAACACGGGAAACGGCACTTGTCTAGACAAATACTGGAATACGTGGCACCGCCATTTTGCATTTTTCAAAGACCCTACTCAGGTATATCAAGGGTTTGGCCGTCCCGTGGCACCCGGTTTTTAGGTGCAGGTGTCAAACACAAGGTTGACTGAAGGCACCTGGAACTTTCAGTCCCCTTTTCGTCGGGTCGGTCATTGAAACAACGTTTCCGCTGTCACACGCACCGAGACTCCGCTAGCTTTCAGTCCCCTTTTCGTCGGGTCGGTCATTGAAACGAATTAGCTCCCCAAGCGTACAACCAGCTATTATCTCTTTCAGTCCCCTTTTCGTCGGGTCGGTCATTGAAACCGGGTTGGAAGAAGATGATATGTGATGCATATTCGGCCTTTCAGTCCCCTTTTCGTCGGGTCGGTCATTGAAACACCAGTCGTTTTCAACCTGGAATTTACCTGGAATTTACTTTCAGTCCCCTTTTCGTCGGGTCGGTCATTGAAACCTCCAGGCGCTCTGGAAAGCGCAGCAAAAGAGGCAATCTTTCAGTCCCCTTTTCGTCGGGTCGGTCATTGAAACTGTCGGTCATCGGAATGGGCCAGAGCTTCTTGTCGACTTTCAGTCCCCTTTTCGTCGGGTCGGTCATTGAAACCCCGCCGCAAAGCGCATGCCCGCCGCGCTCTGCACGGCTTTCAGTCCCCTTTTCGTCGGGTCGGTCATTGAAACCTTGGGCGCGGCAGGGGTTGGTGAGAGCCACACCGGCTTTCAGTCCCCTTTTCGTCGGGTCGGTCATTGAAACAGCCGTCAGGAGTGAACTATGTGCCTCAACGGCTAGCCCTTTCAGTCCCCTTTTCGTCGGGTCGGTCATTGAAACGTTAATCCGGTCACGGTGCGGTTCGTCGCCGGTTACTTTCAGTCCCCTTTTCGTCGGGTCGGTCATTGAAACCGTGCAGCTCTCGCACCAGTCGTCAGCCTGGCTTACGGTCTTTCAGTCCCCTTTTCGTCGGGTCGGTCATTGAAACTTCCGCCGGGCCGACGACGGTGACAATAAATATCTACTTTCAGTCCCCTTTTCGTCGGGTCGGTCATTGAAACTTACCACGGCCTGGCCGAAACGACCGGCCTCGAAGCCTTTCAGTCCCCTTTTCGTCGGGTCGGTCATTGAAACCCGGCGAGCGACTATCTCGTTGACACCGTTGCTGTCCCCTTTCAGTCCCCTTTTCGTCGGGTCGGTCATTGAAACCGGCCTGGCGGCCCGTGGGTTCATCCTGGGCGGCCCTTTCAGTCCCCTTTTCGTCGGGTCGGTCATTGAAACGAGGGCCTGGCGGCTATCGCCGCGGCCGGCGGTCAGGCCTTTCAGTCCCCTTTTCGTCGGGTCGGTCATTGAAACACCTCTACAAGAACTTTGAATCCATCCGGAACATGGCTTTCAGTCCCCTTTTCGTCGGGTCGGTCATTGAAACTCAATTCCAAGCATTCCCACCGGTACGAACACCATCTTTCAGTCCCCTTTTCGTCGGGTCGGTCATTGAAACAATTTTCTGTCACCAGCGGCGGGAAGTGTGCACACTACTTTCAGTCCCCTTTTCGTCGGGTCGGTCATTGAAACATTTTCCACCAAACGGGAAGGGACGGTGGGATATTCTTTCAGTCCCCTTTTCGTCGGGTCGGTCATTGAAACCGAAATTTCCGACCAATTCCCCATTCCGGAATTCGACCTTTCAGTCCCCTTTTCGTCGGGTCGGTCATTGAAACTCAATTCCAAGCATTCCCACCGGTACGAACACCATCTTTCAGTCCCCTTTTCGTCGGGTCGGTCATTGAAACAATTTTCTGTCACCAGCGGCGGGAAGTGTGCACACTACTTTCAGTCCCCTTTTCGTCGGGTCGGTCATTGAAACCCCCGGCCCCTTCTCGGCTTCCTCCCCGCTTGTGTTACTTTCAGTCCCCTTTTCGTCGGGTCGGTCATTGAAACCGCAAGCACGAAATCGCGTTGCCCGCGCACCCAAACCCTTTCAGTCCCCTTTTCGTCGGGTCGGTCATTGAAACCGGTACCGCCTTACTCGCCGTACTCGCTGTTGCGGCCTTTCAGTCCCCTTTTCGTCGGGTCGGTCATTGAAACGTTTTAGGACCTCGACCCGGCCGCCGAAGTAACCGTTGCTTTCAGTCCCCTTTTCGTCGGGTCGGTCATTGAAACGGGCCAGCAGGATCACCGGGTAGAGATTGGTCGATTCTTTCAGTCCCCTTTTCGTCGGGTCGGTCATTGAAACCGGGCAATGCAGGAAGGGCGAATTGCGGATGCGGAAACTTTCAGTCCCCTTTTCGTCGGGTCGGTCATTGAAACTGCGCTCGCCGCCATTTCCGGGCTCGGGTGGTTGATTTCTTTCAGTCCCCTTTTCGTCGGGTCGGTCATTGAAACGTTCACCAAGACCACCGCCGACAACGTGGTGCTGACGCTTTCAGTCCCCTTTTCGTCGGGTCGGTCATTGAAACCCCCTGGTCTCCCTTCCCTCCCCGGCTCCTCGTTTCTTTCAGTCCCCTTTTCGTCGGGTCGGTCATTGAAACACCGCCTGGGCACCGATGCCCGGACGCTTGGTTTCGCCTTTCAGTCCCCTTTTCGTCGGGTCGGTCATTGAAACAGCTCAACAAATTACGACATCATCATTCCGGCCTTTCTTTCAGTCCCCTTTTCGTCGGGTCGGTCATTGAAACGGCTCCGCCTCCCCCTCTCCCCCCCTGCCCCTCTCTCTTTCAGTCCCCTTTTCGTCGGGTCGGTCATTGAAACTGACATGGCCGTGCCTGACCACTTGGCGCGCCTCCACTTTCAGTCCCCTTTTCGTCGGGTCGGTCATTGAAACACATTTTGAAACGAGTTGGAAAAGGAGTCCCGGTTTTCTTTCAGTCCCCTTTTCGTCGGGTCGGTCATTGAAACTTGAGACAATTGGTCAGGAGGTAGAAGGGGTGATTGTCTTTCAGTCCCCTTTTCGTCGGGTCGGTCATTGAAACGAGTTTTGGCTGCGTTGGCCGGTCACCGCTATGACAAGCTTTCAGTCCCCTTTTCGTCGGGTCGGTCATTGAAACCACCGTTGGCGGTGTCGGCCAGACCGGCGGCTCCGGCCCTTTCAGTCCCCTTTTCGTCGGGTCGGTCATTGAAACTGGAATGATGATGTCGTAATTTGTTGAGCTGACCAACCTTTCAGTCCCCTTTTCGTCGGGTCGGTCATTGAAACGCATTTTCGGCGGTGATGGAAAGCCGGGCTCCAATCTCTTTCAGTCCCCTTTTCGTCGGGTCGGTCATTGAAACTGGCGAGGTTCTGTTGAAGTCACTGCTCACGGCATTTTCTTTCAGTCCCCTTTTCGTCGGGTCGGTCATTGAAACACACGGAACGGTTGACCGAGTTTTGGCTGCGTTGGCCTTTCAGTCCCCTTTTCGT is from Bacillota bacterium and encodes:
- a CDS encoding IS1634 family transposase, with the protein product MFARTKTLKNKDGSVRQYLQIVENRRENGKTKQKVLCTLGRLEDLQDGTLDRLIDSLAKFTEKRVVLNGAQELFAAWSREYGPVMVFRRLWEKTGLAAILDNLVTQTKIEFSVSEAVFAMVLNRLMDPQSKIQVSQWAHEVVCEPRFASLKPHHYYRALDFLAERKGTIEEQLFLMDTDLFSRNLDIVFFDTTSTYFEGRAEGELAQYGYSKDHRPDRKQVLIGLLMTQDGTPIAHDVLPGNTSDVKAFLQTIENCRHRFNIRRVIMVADRGMVSKSTIRALEEAGYEYIVGARMRRAKEAAEVLRRGGRYQKVSANLEVKSVVVLDDDILDERRYVVCYNPEEAARDAKVREELLAKLKEKLKEDAKSLIGNSGYRKYLTIDKEHVTLNEDRIRDEARYDGKYVLRTNTELPAAQVAQAYKQLWMVEQAFRELKSQLDLRPMYHWTDTRIRGHVAICFLAFYLECRLRQLLQVARPDLSCSKVRRDLESIKAVRLTINGKDFIVRTQIQGDAYWGFKAVGLRVPSQVMEL